A part of Bacillus thuringiensis genomic DNA contains:
- a CDS encoding CAP domain-containing protein, which yields MKNRVLLSVAAATALTLGVSSLDAQAATVQPSNIKVQNIQHSKVMMKQMSQQELQAFLQSMGVESLAQWQQGNFQPNCFIPGQQPTENVVIEQPTAKPETQKPAEQKPVEQKPAEEVQKPEAQKPAENNNTQKPAEQKPAEQKPAEEAKSLSEFEQRVVELTNAERAKQGLPALKIDTELSKVARIKSEDMQKNNYFDHNSPTYGSPFDMMKKFGISYTSAGENIAQGQRSPEEVVQAWMNSAGHRANILNNGFTHIGVGYVESGNYWTQQFITK from the coding sequence ATGAAAAACCGTGTTTTATTATCTGTAGCTGCTGCAACAGCTCTTACTTTAGGAGTATCATCTTTAGATGCACAAGCTGCAACAGTACAACCATCTAACATAAAGGTTCAAAATATTCAGCATTCAAAAGTGATGATGAAGCAAATGAGCCAACAAGAATTACAAGCATTCTTACAATCTATGGGCGTTGAGTCATTAGCACAATGGCAACAAGGTAATTTCCAACCAAACTGCTTCATTCCTGGTCAACAACCAACTGAAAATGTTGTAATTGAGCAACCAACAGCTAAGCCAGAAACTCAAAAGCCTGCTGAGCAAAAACCAGTTGAGCAAAAGCCTGCTGAAGAAGTTCAAAAACCAGAAGCTCAAAAACCTGCTGAAAACAACAATACTCAAAAACCTGCTGAACAAAAACCTGCTGAGCAAAAGCCTGCTGAAGAAGCAAAATCTTTAAGCGAATTCGAACAACGTGTTGTTGAATTAACAAACGCTGAACGTGCAAAACAAGGCTTACCAGCACTAAAAATCGATACTGAATTAAGCAAAGTAGCACGTATCAAGTCTGAAGATATGCAAAAAAACAACTACTTTGATCATAATAGCCCTACATACGGGTCTCCGTTTGACATGATGAAGAAATTTGGTATTTCTTATACATCTGCAGGTGAAAACATCGCTCAAGGCCAACGTTCACCTGAAGAAGTAGTACAAGCTTGGATGAACAGTGCTGGACACCGTGCAAACATCTTAAATAACGGATTCACTCACATCGGTGTTGGCTATGTAGAGAGCGGCAACTACTGGACACAACAATTTATTACGAAATAA
- a CDS encoding DUF1648 domain-containing protein, protein MVKYKYILGIFFACLLVTLCLYPYLPNLMAVHWNENGVANEFMSKQVVLAFIPCLIIFLHGFVYIISHNIYKFNEGEHVITNGFIKTITLFMLFIHMLILFINFESMISFQTGLTIGISMFLFMLSKGFKTVKSTEKDPIKLQKIRLVSRRIFQVMACSILFSLFLNLKWGFYVLLSVISCGSILFMFYILYSYIIESYET, encoded by the coding sequence TTGGTCAAATATAAATATATACTAGGAATATTTTTCGCTTGTCTTTTAGTTACTCTATGCCTCTATCCATATTTACCAAACCTTATGGCAGTACATTGGAATGAAAATGGTGTGGCGAATGAGTTTATGAGTAAACAAGTTGTTTTAGCATTTATTCCTTGTCTTATTATTTTTTTACATGGATTCGTGTATATTATTTCACATAATATATATAAGTTTAATGAGGGCGAGCATGTCATTACAAATGGATTTATAAAAACAATTACTTTATTTATGTTGTTTATCCATATGCTAATTCTTTTTATTAATTTTGAAAGCATGATATCCTTTCAGACAGGACTAACAATTGGAATTAGTATGTTTCTTTTTATGCTTAGTAAAGGGTTTAAAACAGTTAAGAGTACGGAAAAAGACCCGATTAAATTACAAAAAATTCGTTTAGTGAGTAGGCGGATTTTCCAAGTGATGGCATGTAGTATATTATTTTCATTGTTTTTGAACTTGAAATGGGGATTTTATGTGTTGCTTAGTGTAATAAGTTGTGGCTCTATTTTGTTTATGTTCTACATATTGTACTCATATATAATAGAAAGTTATGAAACATAA
- a CDS encoding RluA family pseudouridine synthase, whose protein sequence is METNKKGEWCEITVPATWNGISIESLLKIEWEIPKKLLHHLRMEKGVTVNGEQRRWNDLLKEGDKLQVHMFMEEEYGVEPEYGELDVAYEDDHVLIVNKPEKMDTHPAEKGGTGTLANLVAFHFQMQGLETKVRHIHRLDKDTTGGVVFAKHRIAGAIMDRLLMERKIKRTYAALVEGKVKKKQGTIDAAIGRDRHHATRRRVSPKGDQAITHYKVEKYFKNQNVTLVTLQLETGRTHQIRVHMSYNDNPLIGDVLYGGQTKYMTGQALHAMKIHFLHPIMKEEIEVDVPFPVKLNNTMKEFQRMNA, encoded by the coding sequence ATGGAAACGAACAAGAAGGGCGAATGGTGCGAAATTACTGTTCCAGCTACATGGAATGGTATAAGCATTGAGTCGTTATTAAAAATAGAATGGGAAATACCGAAAAAGTTGTTACATCATCTTCGTATGGAGAAAGGTGTTACCGTTAACGGAGAACAGAGAAGATGGAATGATCTTTTAAAAGAAGGCGATAAGTTACAAGTTCATATGTTTATGGAGGAAGAGTACGGTGTGGAGCCTGAATATGGTGAATTAGATGTAGCATATGAAGACGATCACGTACTCATCGTAAATAAGCCGGAGAAGATGGACACACATCCTGCTGAAAAAGGTGGAACGGGAACACTTGCAAACCTCGTTGCCTTTCATTTTCAAATGCAAGGTTTAGAGACGAAGGTTCGTCATATTCATCGGTTAGATAAAGATACGACAGGTGGTGTCGTGTTTGCTAAGCATAGAATTGCTGGTGCAATTATGGATCGTTTATTAATGGAACGAAAAATTAAAAGAACATATGCGGCGCTTGTGGAAGGGAAAGTAAAAAAGAAGCAAGGCACAATTGACGCAGCTATTGGAAGAGACCGTCATCATGCGACGAGAAGACGTGTTTCTCCAAAGGGAGATCAAGCTATAACACATTATAAAGTAGAGAAGTATTTTAAAAACCAAAATGTTACGCTTGTAACGTTACAATTAGAAACAGGTAGAACACATCAAATTCGTGTTCATATGAGTTATAATGACAATCCATTAATTGGGGATGTATTATATGGCGGGCAAACGAAATATATGACAGGGCAAGCATTACATGCGATGAAGATTCACTTCTTACATCCAATCATGAAAGAAGAGATTGAAGTGGATGTGCCATTTCCTGTAAAATTAAATAATACAATGAAAGAATTTCAAAGAATGAATGCGTAA